A stretch of Melospiza melodia melodia isolate bMelMel2 unplaced genomic scaffold, bMelMel2.pri scaffold_99, whole genome shotgun sequence DNA encodes these proteins:
- the LOC134414046 gene encoding olfactory receptor 14J1-like, producing the protein MSNSSSIRHFLLLALADTRQLQLLHFCLLLGISLAALMGNGLIISAVACGHHLHTPMFFFLLNLALTDLGMICTTVPKAMHNSLWDTRTISYTGCAAQVFFFAFFIASEFAFLTIMCYDRYVSICKPLHYGTLLGSRACAHMAAAAWASAFLNALLHTANTFSLPLCHGNDLGQFFCEIPQILKLSCSHSSLREVGLLAVTFCLGFGCFVFMVFSYVQIFRAVLRIPSEQGRHKAFSTCLPHLAVVSLFLSTDTFAHLKPPSMSSPSLDVAVSVLYSVVSPALNPLIYSLRNQQLKESLRKAVTGCFSAFSLSHKSPHSALHWEPQRSWKHTPALAPAVSQHSPSVKGLQVGQILGRASRPETQINQRDIPDCVAPVLV; encoded by the coding sequence atgtccaacagcagctccatcaggcacttcctcctgctggcattggcagacacgcggcagctgcagctcctgcacttctgcctcttgctgggcatctccctggctgccctcatgggcaacggcctcatcatcagtgccgtagcctgcggccaccacctgcacacgcccatgttcttcttcctgctcaacctggccctcactgacctgggcatgatctgcaccactgtccccaaagccatgcacaattccctctgggacaccaggactatttcctacactggatgtgctgcacaggtgtttttctttgcctttttcattgcatcagaatttgcatttctgaccatcatgtgctatgaccgctacgtgtccatctgcaaacccctgcactacgggaccctcctgggcagcagagcttgtgctcacatggcagcagctgcctgggccagtgcctttctcaatgctctgctgcacacagccaatacattttccctgcccctgtgccacggcaatgacctgggccagttcttctgtgaaatcccccagatcctcaagctctcatgCTCACACTCCAGCTTAAGGGAAGTTGGGCTTCTTGCGGTCACtttctgtttaggttttggttgttttgtgttcatggttttctcctatgtgcagatcttcagggctgtgctgaggatcccctccgagcagggacggcacaaagccttttccacctgcctccctcacctggctgtggtctccctgttcctcagcactgacacatttgctcacctgaagcccccctccatgtcctctccatccctggatgtggcagtgtccgttctgtactcggtggtgtctccagccctaaaccccctcatctacagcctgaggaaccagcagctcaaggaatctctcaggaaagctgtgactggatgcttttcagccTTTTCATTGTCCCATAAGAGCCCTCACAGTGCTTTGCATTGGGAGCCCCAAAGGAGCTGGAAACACACCCCTGCTTTGGCTCCTGCTGTCTCTCAGCATTCTCCCTCTGTAAAGGGGCTGCAAGTGGGTCAGATCCTGGGAAGGGCCAGCAGGCCAGAGACCCAGATTAACCAAAGAGATATTCCAGACTGTGTGGCCCCAGTTCTGGTATAA